In the Flagellimonas sp. HMM57 genome, one interval contains:
- a CDS encoding HesA/MoeB/ThiF family protein, translating to MEDRYSRQTSLKEFGPEGQSKLINSKVLVVGLGGLGIPILQYLNAMGVGMLGLMDQDVVELHNLQRQVLYTEKDLGRLKLEVAHEKLSVQNSQTVFGLHDTFLTRDNALDTIKDYDVVVDATDNFPTRYLINDACVILNKPFVYGALHGFEGHVSVFNHENGPTYRCLYPDMPTPNEVPNCNENGVMGVLPGIIGTLQALETIKLISGVGEILSGSLLIYDGLSQRTTKMKFKPQLSNTKITELKETYQTDSCEIVAEVSVETFLELRESKTPFTLLDVRTKGEFDRGHLQEAIHLPLNTLQLPKQLSKSHHDIYIVCQSGKRSAIATKQLQMDYPELKFYNILGGMNKLMTLSS from the coding sequence ATGGAGGATAGGTATAGTAGACAAACAAGTTTGAAGGAATTTGGCCCAGAAGGTCAATCCAAATTGATAAATAGCAAGGTCCTGGTAGTTGGTCTAGGCGGGTTGGGCATTCCTATCCTGCAATACCTGAATGCCATGGGCGTGGGAATGTTAGGACTTATGGACCAAGACGTTGTGGAATTGCATAACCTGCAGCGACAAGTACTGTATACCGAAAAAGATTTAGGAAGATTAAAACTGGAGGTTGCCCACGAAAAATTAAGTGTTCAAAATTCACAGACCGTTTTTGGCTTACATGACACTTTTCTGACCAGGGATAATGCACTGGACACTATAAAAGATTATGATGTCGTAGTCGATGCGACCGATAACTTCCCAACACGTTATTTGATAAATGATGCTTGCGTAATTCTAAATAAGCCTTTTGTTTACGGAGCTTTACATGGTTTTGAAGGGCATGTTAGCGTATTTAACCATGAAAACGGACCTACATACCGCTGTTTATATCCAGATATGCCAACCCCAAATGAAGTACCAAACTGCAATGAAAATGGCGTTATGGGGGTTTTACCTGGGATAATAGGAACATTACAGGCCTTGGAAACCATAAAATTGATATCAGGGGTAGGAGAAATACTTTCTGGAAGCTTGTTGATTTATGATGGATTAAGCCAGCGCACCACCAAAATGAAGTTTAAACCGCAGCTTTCGAATACTAAAATCACTGAACTCAAGGAAACTTATCAAACCGATTCTTGCGAAATAGTAGCTGAGGTCAGCGTAGAAACCTTTTTAGAACTCAGGGAATCTAAAACACCTTTTACCTTGTTAGATGTTCGAACTAAAGGGGAATTTGACCGTGGCCACCTTCAGGAAGCAATACATCTACCTTTGAATACGTTGCAACTGCCCAAACAACTATCTAAAAGTCATCACGATATTTATATCGTCTGTCAATCTGGAAAACGGAGTGCAATTGCTACAAAACAACTCCAAATGGATTATCCTGAATTAAAGTTTTATAATATTTTGGGAGGAATGAACAAATTAATGACCTTATCGTCATAA
- the moaA gene encoding GTP 3',8-cyclase MoaA → MLIDNHNREINYLRLAVTDRCNLRCNYCMPSEGINFVKNDKLLTIEELTQVGSILVEQGIDKIRITGGEPFVRKDVMVLLRALTKMKGLDDISVTTNATLIGPHIDELKQLGIKNINVSLDSINKETFERITRRKQFETVHNNLIRLITEGFNVRINFIVLDGQNEQDILPILKVMKHYNVSVRFLEEMPFNGGSKNFTSIKWNYKAILEHIAQAYPDYQKLESPKTSTSINYKIPGHQGTFGIIPSFSRTFCGSCNRLRVTATGDVVTCLYGKPKVNLRDIIREANGEENVKSAILNAIGNRAKTGFDAQQEHSTTVFDSSMTSIGG, encoded by the coding sequence ATGCTGATAGATAATCACAATAGGGAAATTAACTATTTAAGACTTGCCGTAACGGACAGGTGCAACCTGCGCTGTAATTATTGTATGCCTTCGGAAGGAATCAACTTTGTGAAAAATGACAAGTTGCTTACTATTGAAGAGCTCACTCAAGTGGGAAGCATATTGGTGGAGCAGGGGATAGATAAAATACGGATTACAGGTGGGGAACCTTTTGTTCGAAAAGATGTAATGGTGCTGTTACGGGCATTGACCAAGATGAAAGGGCTTGACGATATTTCAGTCACCACAAATGCTACGTTGATCGGTCCTCATATTGATGAATTAAAACAGCTTGGGATTAAAAACATCAATGTTAGTTTGGATTCCATCAATAAAGAGACATTTGAGCGAATAACACGTAGAAAACAATTTGAAACTGTACACAATAACCTAATACGACTTATTACCGAAGGATTTAATGTCCGCATTAATTTTATCGTATTGGATGGTCAGAACGAACAGGATATTCTACCTATTTTAAAAGTTATGAAGCATTATAATGTTTCTGTCCGTTTTTTAGAAGAAATGCCCTTTAACGGAGGTTCAAAGAATTTCACCTCCATCAAATGGAATTACAAAGCTATTTTAGAACATATAGCACAAGCATATCCCGATTATCAAAAACTGGAGTCACCCAAAACATCCACTTCCATAAACTATAAAATACCGGGGCATCAAGGTACTTTTGGTATTATTCCATCCTTCAGCAGAACATTTTGCGGAAGTTGCAATAGGTTAAGAGTAACTGCAACTGGCGACGTGGTCACGTGTTTGTACGGAAAACCCAAAGTGAATCTTCGGGATATCATTCGTGAAGCAAATGGGGAAGAAAATGTAAAGAGTGCCATTCTTAATGCTATTGGCAATAGAGCCAAAACTGGTTTTGATGCGCAGCAAGAACATTCGACGACAGTATTCGATAGTTCAATGACATCCATTGGCGGTTAA
- a CDS encoding NTP transferase domain-containing protein, with protein sequence MKNTNEHKIPKLYGLVLAGGRSTRMGTDKGLIPYRGIPQQEYLYQLLGTICDTVFLSIREEQETALTNSFNTIIDKNEYRGPFNGILSAHSNYPEVAWLVLACDLPMIDKEALQLLSNSRNTNRLATSFATKETGLPEPLITIWEPAGLQKSISFLKTAKSSCPRKFLINSDIQLVHPEQDELLYNANSIEDYEFIKSKIALADGG encoded by the coding sequence GTGAAAAATACAAACGAACATAAAATACCAAAGCTATATGGTTTAGTACTTGCAGGGGGCAGGAGCACCCGTATGGGAACCGATAAAGGGTTGATTCCTTATCGCGGTATTCCGCAGCAAGAGTATCTGTACCAACTTTTGGGTACCATCTGCGATACTGTCTTTCTTAGTATACGGGAAGAACAAGAGACAGCATTGACAAATAGCTTCAATACAATAATTGATAAAAATGAATATCGGGGGCCGTTCAACGGCATACTCAGTGCGCATAGCAATTATCCAGAAGTGGCTTGGCTTGTACTGGCATGCGATTTACCAATGATTGACAAAGAAGCACTGCAATTGCTTTCAAATAGTCGAAACACAAATAGATTGGCCACCTCTTTTGCAACAAAAGAAACTGGATTACCCGAACCTTTGATTACAATTTGGGAACCGGCTGGATTGCAAAAATCCATTTCATTTTTAAAAACTGCGAAAAGTAGCTGTCCACGAAAATTTCTTATCAATTCTGATATTCAACTCGTTCATCCAGAACAAGATGAACTACTGTACAATGCCAATTCCATTGAAGATTACGAGTTTATCAAATCAAAAATTGCTTTGGCCGATGGAGGATAG
- a CDS encoding molybdopterin molybdotransferase MoeA has translation MITFKVALQAVLENVEDYGTESVPLLQANNRILAESIVADRDFPPFNRATKDGIAIQYKNLEPNKTVFKATMVAQAGNPQLILEDNATCIEVMTGSMVPENADTVIMYEHTSEDNGIFTVENAVVKGQNIHYKASDIASGEELLQPGLKINAAEIGVLATVGKSEVLVKKLPKIAVVATGNELVKVDETPLPHQIRKSNTHSLAALLADENITAETYHFNDDESILQRNLESLLTDYDVLLLSGGVSKGKFDFLPKTFEELSVKKIFHKVLQRPGKPFWFGKHETKKSIVFAFPGNPVSTFVNYHLYFKPWLNKSLDTESSQFTVFLEEPFVNKTDLTMFVGVKTRIKEGVLCANTLNTSGSGDLLNLSRANGFVQMEPNQAVGEDGAVLSFIPTKSIIV, from the coding sequence ATGATTACGTTCAAAGTGGCACTGCAAGCTGTACTTGAAAATGTGGAAGACTACGGAACTGAATCTGTTCCATTGCTACAGGCAAACAATCGAATTTTGGCCGAAAGCATCGTTGCCGATAGGGATTTTCCACCTTTTAATAGAGCTACCAAAGACGGCATTGCAATACAATATAAGAACCTTGAACCGAATAAAACAGTGTTCAAAGCTACAATGGTGGCCCAAGCCGGAAATCCGCAACTTATTCTAGAGGATAATGCTACATGTATCGAGGTAATGACAGGTTCCATGGTGCCTGAAAATGCAGATACAGTCATCATGTACGAGCACACATCCGAAGATAATGGGATTTTTACCGTGGAAAATGCAGTAGTCAAAGGACAAAATATCCATTATAAGGCAAGCGATATTGCAAGTGGTGAGGAATTACTTCAACCGGGGCTCAAAATTAATGCAGCTGAAATTGGTGTATTGGCAACTGTTGGCAAATCTGAAGTTCTGGTCAAAAAACTACCAAAAATAGCTGTTGTAGCTACAGGCAACGAACTGGTCAAAGTTGATGAAACTCCGTTACCACATCAAATACGAAAATCGAATACACATTCACTGGCAGCTCTTTTAGCTGATGAAAATATAACAGCGGAAACCTATCATTTTAACGACGATGAATCCATATTGCAGCGTAATTTGGAATCACTTCTTACTGATTATGATGTTTTACTTTTAAGTGGCGGGGTTTCCAAAGGAAAGTTTGATTTTTTACCTAAAACTTTTGAAGAACTGAGCGTTAAAAAGATATTTCATAAAGTGCTCCAGCGACCTGGCAAACCATTTTGGTTTGGAAAACATGAAACCAAAAAATCAATAGTATTTGCATTTCCAGGCAATCCAGTATCAACTTTTGTAAATTACCATCTATATTTTAAACCATGGCTTAACAAATCTTTAGATACAGAATCATCTCAATTTACTGTATTTTTAGAAGAACCTTTTGTAAACAAAACTGACTTAACAATGTTTGTAGGTGTGAAGACTAGAATCAAAGAAGGTGTTCTATGTGCAAATACGTTGAATACATCAGGGTCCGGTGACCTTTTAAATCTGTCTAGAGCGAATGGTTTTGTACAAATGGAACCCAATCAAGCCGTTGGAGAGGATGGGGCTGTATTATCATTTATACCTACGAAAAGTATTATTGTTTAA
- a CDS encoding MoaD/ThiS family protein: MTILLFGITKDIVGTSTLSVPTSSVTGRKIPKTVKELKQFLGDTYPELNKLSSLAIAVNNDYAEDDKVINSYDEIALIPPVSGG; the protein is encoded by the coding sequence ATGACGATATTATTATTCGGGATTACAAAGGACATTGTAGGGACCTCTACCTTGTCCGTTCCCACATCCAGTGTTACAGGCAGAAAAATTCCAAAAACCGTAAAAGAACTTAAACAGTTTTTAGGCGATACATATCCAGAATTGAACAAATTGTCCTCGCTTGCCATAGCCGTGAACAACGATTATGCAGAAGATGATAAAGTAATTAATTCATACGATGAAATAGCATTAATTCCACCCGTGAGCGGCGGATAA